The following proteins are co-located in the Halococcus saccharolyticus DSM 5350 genome:
- a CDS encoding winged helix-turn-helix domain-containing protein has product MEAVLWYVFVGTRGGENRARLLRALDDQPRNPNQLADDLDLDYTTVRHHLDVLVENDVLRNSGDEHGAIYLPTDRARTNWETVEEIIEQVE; this is encoded by the coding sequence ATGGAGGCGGTCCTGTGGTACGTGTTCGTCGGCACCCGCGGCGGCGAGAACAGGGCACGTCTCCTCCGGGCACTCGACGACCAGCCACGCAACCCGAACCAGTTGGCCGACGACTTGGATCTCGACTACACGACGGTCAGGCACCACCTGGACGTGCTCGTGGAAAACGACGTTCTCAGAAACAGCGGCGACGAGCATGGAGCGATCTATCTCCCGACGGACCGGGCGCGAACCAACTGGGAAACGGTCGAAGAAATCATCGAGCAGGTGGAG
- a CDS encoding monovalent cation/H+ antiporter subunit E, with the protein MTSSRLLVPVSESSTLRNTVEYAVHQAIEHATETGPSPTIHFVYPLSERLTFDTETDETQTAQTLLERVNVWAEEDRDENVEAVTFETAMIGTREYLFSPSDYADILARYASDHDLDCVVFDPGFNPLGTTPLLPPLQNEVRRAGIEIEEAPVQRERRSPLLVRRGTLAQYLALFGVSYVFYLLLAGSVATFELVTGAISAGIVATALWGISLTTPAHPVRTGKRLGRFALYVPYLLYEIAKANVEIAYVVLHPDLPIDPEMVEFDAAVWSALPVTTLANSITLTPGTLTVDVSRQHFTVHTLTRNSREGLFSGTLERAVRFVFYGRAVARIPSPLERRGTEEDE; encoded by the coding sequence TTGACTAGCTCTCGGCTACTCGTTCCGGTTTCGGAGTCGTCGACCCTCCGCAATACGGTCGAGTATGCCGTTCACCAAGCGATCGAACACGCCACCGAAACCGGCCCGTCGCCGACGATCCACTTCGTCTATCCACTCTCTGAACGGCTGACGTTTGACACGGAGACCGACGAAACGCAAACTGCCCAAACCCTCCTCGAGCGGGTGAACGTCTGGGCTGAGGAGGATCGTGACGAGAACGTAGAGGCGGTGACATTCGAGACGGCAATGATCGGCACCCGGGAGTACCTGTTCAGTCCCAGCGATTATGCCGACATTCTCGCCCGGTACGCCAGTGATCACGACCTCGATTGCGTCGTGTTCGACCCCGGGTTCAACCCCCTCGGAACGACCCCGTTACTACCACCGCTCCAAAACGAAGTTCGCCGAGCTGGAATCGAGATCGAGGAAGCGCCGGTTCAGCGAGAGCGACGAAGCCCGTTGTTGGTGCGACGCGGGACGCTCGCACAGTATCTTGCGTTGTTCGGCGTTTCGTACGTTTTTTACTTGTTGCTGGCAGGCTCAGTCGCCACGTTCGAACTCGTTACGGGGGCGATCAGCGCGGGAATCGTCGCGACGGCACTGTGGGGAATCTCGCTCACGACACCTGCCCACCCGGTTCGAACCGGTAAACGACTCGGCCGATTCGCCCTCTACGTGCCCTATCTGCTGTACGAGATCGCAAAAGCGAACGTGGAGATCGCCTACGTCGTACTCCACCCCGACCTGCCGATCGATCCGGAGATGGTCGAGTTCGACGCGGCGGTGTGGTCCGCACTCCCAGTGACGACGCTCGCCAACAGTATCACACTCACTCCAGGCACGCTGACCGTCGACGTATCGAGACAGCACTTCACGGTGCACACACTCACTCGAAACTCACGCGAGGGGCTGTTTTCCGGTACCCTAGAGCGAGCAGTGCGGTTCGTGTTTTACGGACGTGCGGTAGCACGTATTCCGAGTCCGTTGGAACGCCGAGGAACGGAGGAAGATGAGTGA
- a CDS encoding monovalent cation/H+ antiporter complex subunit F has product MVAISDILLGAAAAFIVTSLVGVFRIVRGPTMPDRVIAINIIGSNVVIVIALLAAAIGETGALDIALVYALLNFLLSIAISKFTVERGGVL; this is encoded by the coding sequence ATGGTAGCGATCAGCGACATTCTGTTGGGCGCTGCCGCAGCGTTCATCGTCACCTCACTGGTCGGCGTCTTCCGAATCGTCCGGGGACCAACAATGCCCGACCGCGTTATCGCGATCAACATAATCGGATCGAATGTAGTTATCGTGATCGCACTACTGGCGGCCGCCATCGGTGAAACGGGGGCGCTCGACATCGCCCTGGTGTACGCGCTGTTGAACTTCCTGTTGAGTATCGCGATCTCGAAGTTCACTGTCGAACGTGGGGGGGTACTCTGA
- the mnhG gene encoding monovalent cation/H(+) antiporter subunit G — MTLREIAVLVLAVGGVFFAVVAVVGLVRLPDLYTRAHGTSKSETLGAVLALAAVAIAFESSLSTLKTVLLLLFMFLTNPTAAHAIVRAAAEQGIEPWTEDEEAEES, encoded by the coding sequence ATGACGCTGCGAGAGATCGCCGTCCTGGTGCTCGCCGTCGGTGGTGTCTTCTTCGCTGTCGTCGCCGTCGTCGGACTCGTTCGCCTTCCTGACCTCTACACGCGTGCACACGGCACTTCCAAGAGCGAAACGCTCGGCGCGGTACTGGCGCTCGCGGCAGTAGCGATAGCGTTCGAGAGCAGCCTGTCGACGCTGAAAACGGTGCTTCTCTTGCTGTTCATGTTCCTCACAAACCCGACTGCGGCACACGCCATCGTCCGAGCAGCGGCTGAACAGGGTATCGAACCATGGACCGAAGACGAGGAGGCCGAAGAGTCATGA
- a CDS encoding DUF4040 domain-containing protein codes for MIQALEVGLLVFVVSCALATAFLRDVLGAIIAFSAYSLSIAVVWVFLRAPDVGLTEAAVGAGVMTVLFLVTIAKTTRPSDERTFEHVDYRAAAVALTLVVVLSTTLFALPPVGADDSAVATDNVTNYYLENAYDETEVQNAVTAVLAAYRGFDTLGEAAVVYAAGVGLLVVLNKEVFR; via the coding sequence ATGATCCAAGCACTAGAGGTTGGGCTACTCGTGTTCGTGGTGAGCTGTGCGCTCGCGACGGCGTTTCTCCGTGACGTCCTCGGAGCAATCATCGCATTCAGTGCGTACAGTCTCAGTATCGCGGTCGTCTGGGTGTTCCTGCGAGCCCCCGATGTCGGACTCACGGAGGCGGCGGTCGGTGCGGGAGTCATGACGGTACTGTTCTTGGTAACCATCGCGAAAACGACCCGTCCCTCCGACGAACGGACCTTCGAGCACGTCGATTACCGTGCGGCGGCGGTCGCACTCACTCTCGTCGTGGTCCTCTCGACGACGCTGTTCGCACTTCCCCCAGTGGGTGCCGACGACTCGGCTGTGGCGACGGACAACGTCACGAACTACTACTTGGAGAACGCCTACGACGAAACCGAGGTGCAAAACGCCGTGACCGCCGTTCTCGCGGCGTACCGTGGCTTCGACACGCTCGGGGAGGCCGCTGTCGTCTACGCGGCGGGAGTCGGCCTCTTGGTCGTCCTCAACAAGGAGGTGTTTCGATGA